The genomic interval GCCGCCGAAATACCGCAATCCGGCCAATGCGGCAGAAACCTGGACTGGCCGCGGCAAGCAGCCGCGCTGGCTGGCCGAACAGGTGTCCAAGGGCAAGAAGGTCGAGGACTTCCTGATCGCAGCGCCGGCCAAGTCCGCCGCGCCGGCCAAGAAGACCGCGAAAAAGGCCACGAAGAAAGTCGCCAAGGTCGCCAAGAAAGCCGGCAAGTCCGCCACCCCGAAAAACTGATCGACAAACCATCCGGCAACGGATCGGATCGGCCGTTTATTCAAGAAAACGCCGGCGCAAGCCGGCGTTTTCATGTCTGCCGCAAAGGCGATGCCGCTAGAGATTCTTCCGCGCCGGCACCAGCAAATTGCCGAACAGCAGGCCGGCGACCAGCGCCATCACGATATTGGTCACCGCCAGCAGCGCCGACTGCCCGCCGGGCACGTCGTGCTGCTGCACCAGGGTCAGCAGTCCGCGCAGGCTGGCGCTGCCGGGCACCAGCATGATGATGCCGGGCAGACGGATCAGCGCACCCGGACGCTGCACCAGCCGGCCGAACAGATTGCCGGCGGCGGTCAGCGACATCGCCGACAGGAAGATCCCGACCGGGCTGCCCCAGGCCTCGCCGGCGAAGCGCGCGATCACGTAGCCGGCCACCGAGGCGGCCATCACCCACGGATAATCGCGGCCGTTGGCCTTGAACAGCAAGGCGAACGCGTACGCCGCGACCAGCAGCGACGCCCATTCCACCCACACCGCCTGCGGCCGCGACGCGTGCACCAGCGGCTCCAGGCCCAGCAGTTGCGCCAGGGTCACCGCGATCACCGCGCCCACGGTGAGCTTGAGGATGGTGGTGACCGCGCCGGCGAAGCGCGCGGTGCCCGAGACCCAGTGCTGGCTGGTCAGTTCGTTGACCGCATTGGTCAGCGCCATCCCCGGCAGCAGCACCACCAGCGAGGCGATGATCACCGAATTGAGGTTCAGCGGCGCCACGAAGGTCGCCACCAGCGCGGCGACCACGCCGGCCAGCAGCGCCGCCAGCGCTTCGTTGGCCTCCTTGGCCGCCGGGCGCGTGTCGGTGAGCTGGGTCAACGCACCGATCAGCACGCCGATCGCGGTGGCGGTGGCGATGTCCAGCCACGGCAGCCGCCACAGCCCGGCCACGCCCAGCGCGGCCAGGCCGAAGCCGAGCACCTGCATCGCCTTCCAGCGGCGCCCGGGCGGGCGGTCCAGCTGGCGCAGCGCGGTGTGGCCCTGGGCCACGCTCATGCGCCCGCTGGCGACGTCGTCGGCGATGCGGTCGGCGACGCTGAGCTTGTGCAGGTCGTTGTCGCCCGGCGCCAGCCGCACCACGCGGGTGATGTCGCTGGAGCCGATCGCCTTGGTCGGATCGCTGAAGCTGAGGATCAGCCCGGTCGGGTTGGACCAGGGTTCGCAATCCAGGTCCAGCTGCTGCGACAGCGCCACCACCGCCGCCTCCAGGCGTTGCGCGGTGGTGCCGTAGGTGTGCAGACGGCCGGCGATTTCGGAGACGAAGGCGATCCGTTGCGCATAGGTGGCGCTGGCGGAGGGATTGGCGATGGGCGCGGCTTGCATGTCGGCTAGTATGGCGCGAACCCCGCGCACAGCCACCCTGTGGCGAACGACGACATTGCGGTGCAGGCGAAACAGGTATGCTCGCGCCCGGACACCCATGATCGAACCGCAACCGCCAACACTCAGCCAGGACGACCGAGACCCCACGCGGGTGCGGCTGTCCGGCAGTTGGACGCTGGCCACCGCGCTGGCGTCGTCCGACGTGCTGCGCACGCTGCCGGCCGGCATCACCGGCATCGACGCCAGCGGCATCGGCCAGCTGGATTCGGCCGGCGTGCTGCAGCTGATGCGCTACGCCACCCGCAACGGCATCGCCCACGACGCGCTGAACTTCCGCCACGACCACCAGGCGCTGGTCTGCACCATCGAGGACGTCGCCGACGACCGCCCCAAACGCAAGCGCGACTATGGCTTCGCCGCGGCGCTGGAGCGCCTGGGCTATGCGGTGCACCGCAACGGCAAGGAAATCGTC from Xanthomonas sp. DAR 34887 carries:
- a CDS encoding threonine/serine ThrE exporter family protein, with product MQAAPIANPSASATYAQRIAFVSEIAGRLHTYGTTAQRLEAAVVALSQQLDLDCEPWSNPTGLILSFSDPTKAIGSSDITRVVRLAPGDNDLHKLSVADRIADDVASGRMSVAQGHTALRQLDRPPGRRWKAMQVLGFGLAALGVAGLWRLPWLDIATATAIGVLIGALTQLTDTRPAAKEANEALAALLAGVVAALVATFVAPLNLNSVIIASLVVLLPGMALTNAVNELTSQHWVSGTARFAGAVTTILKLTVGAVIAVTLAQLLGLEPLVHASRPQAVWVEWASLLVAAYAFALLFKANGRDYPWVMAASVAGYVIARFAGEAWGSPVGIFLSAMSLTAAGNLFGRLVQRPGALIRLPGIIMLVPGSASLRGLLTLVQQHDVPGGQSALLAVTNIVMALVAGLLFGNLLVPARKNL